The Xiphophorus hellerii strain 12219 chromosome 5, Xiphophorus_hellerii-4.1, whole genome shotgun sequence genome window below encodes:
- the mettl26 gene encoding methyltransferase-like 26 yields the protein MLNAAAAERNKEPILSVLQDSVNTERPLQALEISSGTGQHVFHFAQTLRNITWQPSEYDRQSLASIEAYRSHYQLHNVKPAVYLDASRPHQGWAGIPPESLDLVLNINMIHISPLSCTEGLFRGAGVLLKPQGLLLTYGPYAVNGQITPQSNVDFDYSLRQRNPEWGLKDISFLNSVAQKNGLFLEKIVEMPANNKCLLFRKESLV from the exons ATGCTGAACGCCGCCGCGGCAGAGAGGAACAAGGAGCCTATTCTGTCGGTGCTCCAGGACAGCGTTAACACCGAGAGACCCCTGCAGGCTCTGGAGATATCCTCTGGCACCGGGCAGCATGTCTTTCACTTTGCACAGACTTTGAGAAATATCACCTGGCAGCCGTCTGAGTACGACCGCCAGTCTCTTGCCAG CATAGAAGCCTACAGGTCTCACTACCAGCTGCACAATGTGAAGCCTGCCGTCTACCTGGATGCTTCTCGGCCTCATCAGGGTTGGGCAGGGATTCCGCCTGAAAGCCTTGACCTGGTGCTCAACATCAACATGATCCATATTTCTCCCTTGTCCTGCACAGAG GGATTATTCAGAGGGGCTGGAGTGCTGCTGAAGCCACAGGGTCTTCTGTTGACATACGGG CCATATGCAGTGAATGGCCAGATCACCCCTCAAAGCAACGTGGACTTTGACTACAGCCTAAGGCAAAG GAATCCAGAATGGGGACTAAAGGATATCTCATTTCTCAATTCTGTGGCACAAAAAAATGGTTTATTCCTAGAGAAAATT GTGGAGATGCCAGCAAACAACAAATGCCTTCTCTTCAGGAAAGAGAGTTTGGTGTGA
- the wfikkn1 gene encoding WAP, Kazal, immunoglobulin, Kunitz and NTR domain-containing protein has product MPEILLQLFQVRHSKDKRWQSKPPFRWTRVFLLVFLICDFLDFSLTASVTGATAEHEGFCPNKLNTNLWVDAQSTCERECSLDEDCAEHEKCCTNVCGLNSCVSARFSDGTPAQPDGKEGGADGDAAPASTATCEGFICSQQGATCDIWDGQPICKCQDRCEKEPYFTCASDGLTYFNRCYMDAEACIRGVTLTVIPCRFYLAGPHTSPLPLDTTVSPTTTSSQEDPMPPTLYSNPHHQSIYVGGTVSFHCDVIGVPRPDVTWEKQSERRERLVMRPDQMYGNVVITNIGQLVVYNAQVWDTGIYTCIARNSVGVLQADYPLSVIRRADDDFSEDPELPMGRPFSPADCLAEVDTRVCSGERHVDWYYDSKLSSCMTFSSGGCDDSRNRFETYEECKASCQREGMGICSLPAVQGPCKNWEARWAWNSLLKQCQPFAYGGCQGNANSFATKKECEANCPQPKRKPCRTCRMRGKMMPTLCRSDFAIIGRLTELIEDLDSGLAHFSLDEVLRDEKMGLTFFNTKNLEVTIVKIDWSCPCPNITMDENPLLVMGMVQDGMAIIQPDSYVKAIPERRLRRLRDAINKNTCETL; this is encoded by the exons ATGCCTGAGATCCTTCTCCAACTTTTTCAAGTCAGGCATTCAAAGGACAAAAGGTGGCAAAGCAAACCGCCCTTCAGATGGACACGCGTGTTTTTGTTGGTGTTCTTGATTTGCGATTTTCTCGACTTTTCCTTGACTGCCAGTGTGACAGGAGCCACGGCTGAGCACGAAGGGTTTTGTCCCAACAAGCTCAACACCAATCTTTGGGTTGATGCACAGAGCACCTGCGAGAGGGAATGCAGCTTGGATGAG GACTGCGCTGAACATGAGAAATGTTGCACCAATGTCTGCGGGCTCAACAGTTGTGTTTCTGCACGTTTCTCCGATGGCACGCCTGCTCAGCCCGATGGTAAGGAAGGAGGTGCCGACGGAGACGCTGCCCCTGCCTCCACGGCTACCTGTGAGGGCTTCATCtgcagccagcagggggcaacCTGTGACATTTGGGATGGACAGCCTATCTGCAAATGTCAGGACCGCTGTGAGAAAGAACCCTATTTCACCTGTGCATCAGATGGCCTCACCTACTTCAACCGCTGTTACATGGATGCAGAAGCCTGTATCCGGGGAGTGACTTTGACTGTGATTCCTTGCCGCTTCTACCTTGCTGGTCCTCACACCAGTCCGTTGCCTCTTGATACTACAgtttctccaaccacaacatcCTCGCAGGAAGACCCCATGCCCCCCACACTGTACTCAAACCCTCACCACCAGTCAATCTACGTTGGGGGCACCGTTAGCTTCCACTGTGATGTGATTGGAGTCCCCAGACCAGATGTGACATGGGAGAAGCAGAGTGAAAGACGTGAGCGTCTAGTCATGAGGCCGGACCAGATGTATGGCAATGTAGTTATAACAAACATTGGTCAGCTAGTTGTTTACAATGCCCAGGTCTGGGATACAGGCATATATACATGCATTGCAAGAAACTCCGTAGGAGTTCTCCAAGCGGATTACCCGTTGTCTGTTATTCGCAGAGCTGATGATGACTTTTCCGAAGATCCGGAGTTGCCTATGGGACGGCCGTTTTCTCCAGCCGATTGCCTTGCTGAAGTCGACACTAGAGTGTGCAGTGGGGAGCGTCACGTGGACTGGTATTATGACAGCAAGCTAAGCTCCTGCATGACCTTCAGCAGTGGCGGGTGCGACGACAGTCGCAACCGTTTTGAGACGTACGAGGAGTGCAAAGCGTCCTGTCAGAGAGAGGGGATGGGGATCTGCTCCCTGCCGGCGGTTCAGGGTCCCTGCAAAAACTGGGAGGCACGTTGGGCCTGGAATTCCTTACTGAAACAATGCCAGCCCTTTGCCTACGGAGGATGCCAGGGAAATGCAAACAGCTTTGCCACCAAAAAGGAGTGTGAGGCAAACTGTCCACAGCCCAAACGGAAACCGTGTAGAACTTGTCGGATGAGGGGGAAAATGATGCCCACCCTGTGCCGCAGCGACTTTGCCATAATCGGCCGGCTGACGGAGCTCATTGAGGACCTTGACTCCGGTTTGGCTCACTTTAGTCTGGACGAAGTCCTAAGGGACGAAAAGATGGGCCTGACTTTCTTCAACACCAAAAACCTAGAGGTGACCATAGTAAAGATTGACTGGAGCTGTCCTTGTCCCAACATCACTATGGACGAGAACCCCTTACTGGTGATGGGAATGGTGCAGGACGGCATGGCCATCATCCAGCCAGACAGCTACGTCAAAGCCATACCTGAACGCAGGCTCCGTAGGCTTCGTGATGccatcaataaaaacacatgtgAAACATTGTGA